A portion of the uncultured Draconibacterium sp. genome contains these proteins:
- a CDS encoding FecR domain-containing protein produces the protein MNISQENITQIPEIILKKLGQEATREELQLLDDWLAQSEQNRSLYRKLLHRKNLTLIEKEYKIIDDDEAWKKIISKIDTQKTTPVRQLFRKALKYAAILAIPLAVASYFLIHNLSNEDSVATFAELEKQISELKESSLITDEGEVVLLQSESNESIVEIDGTQIHHKDSTLLYNEEEKIEEIKYNSLVTPRSKVYNVVLADGTKVWLNASSAIKYPVSFVGDIRKVYLTGEAYFEVAHDKTKPFIVSTSQMDVEVLGTTFNVMAYPEDQTVETTLVTGQVKIRTDKSKLLLEPGMRASLDKETRLLDKNEANTDLITSWRFGKYVFEYENLEGVMSKLSRWYDVDVSFANLEKKNIHFSGTLFKYHDINETLHIIELTTNVKFENTENSITVN, from the coding sequence ATGAATATTAGTCAAGAAAATATTACTCAGATTCCGGAAATCATACTAAAAAAGTTAGGCCAGGAAGCTACCAGGGAAGAACTGCAATTGCTTGATGACTGGTTGGCGCAATCGGAGCAAAACAGATCGCTTTACAGGAAGCTGCTGCACCGGAAAAACCTAACATTAATCGAAAAAGAATACAAGATAATTGATGACGATGAAGCTTGGAAAAAGATCATATCTAAAATTGATACGCAAAAAACAACACCTGTAAGGCAGTTGTTTCGAAAGGCATTAAAATATGCGGCAATTCTGGCTATCCCGCTTGCAGTTGCCTCTTATTTCCTTATTCACAATTTATCAAACGAAGATTCAGTAGCCACTTTTGCCGAGTTGGAAAAGCAAATTTCAGAACTGAAAGAATCGTCGCTGATTACCGATGAGGGAGAAGTTGTTCTTCTTCAATCTGAAAGCAACGAATCGATTGTTGAAATAGACGGAACGCAGATTCATCATAAAGATTCCACGCTTCTTTACAACGAGGAAGAAAAAATAGAAGAGATAAAATACAACAGCCTGGTTACACCGCGAAGCAAAGTTTACAATGTGGTTTTAGCTGACGGAACAAAGGTTTGGTTAAATGCTTCGTCGGCAATAAAATACCCGGTTTCGTTTGTAGGCGATATCCGAAAAGTGTATTTAACAGGTGAAGCCTATTTTGAGGTAGCACACGATAAAACAAAACCATTTATTGTTTCAACCAGCCAAATGGATGTTGAAGTGTTGGGAACAACATTTAATGTTATGGCATATCCTGAAGATCAGACCGTAGAAACCACCCTAGTAACAGGGCAGGTAAAAATAAGAACGGATAAGAGCAAATTGCTTTTAGAGCCTGGGATGAGGGCATCGCTGGATAAAGAAACCCGGTTGCTCGATAAAAATGAAGCCAATACTGATCTTATTACATCGTGGAGATTTGGAAAGTATGTATTTGAATATGAGAATCTTGAAGGAGTAATGTCGAAGCTATCGCGATGGTACGATGTTGATGTATCGTTTGCCAACCTTGAGAAGAAGAATATACATTTTTCAGGCACTTTATTTAAATATCACGATATAAATGAAACATTACACATTATTGAACTAACAACAAACGTAAAATTTGAAAATACTGAAAATTCTATAACTGTTAATTAA
- a CDS encoding SusC/RagA family TonB-linked outer membrane protein gives MKKIYSNHVPHWRCSVLLRRMKLILILIFAFQISLSAKSQAGFSLNIKEASLEEVLETIKSQSDYEFFYSHEEVLNVKQISVSLENASIDEVLANCLKDSGLGYEVIDNVIVIKPEEKPINKEAIPAEEPQKKQVAGNVTSGEDGLGIPGVTVLLKGTVTGVTTDMDGNYTMQVPDENAVLVFSSVGFESQEITVGAQTVIDVQLESSVTEIDEVIVTALGTTVRIDQTATTNSVVQARDMNKSGETGVINALSGKASGVQIRRSNGDPGAGSSIQIRGANTIYGDSQPLIIVDGTPLSNDNIAYGAELSQQSRLDDINANDIASVQILKGASAAAVWGSRAANGVVVITTKSGRLNQKPNVQYSYTKSYDMISVKMPLQSSYGQGRGGVWSAGYAESWGDKIADRSGAADEVNTSGAYFVGDITGATYYPVISKNSTEVYTDSNYDKIFQTGGFDQHNVSVSGGGKTTSYYFGFERLDQEGIIRNYDLERNNARINTQTKIYDWLKFSNKFSYTSVKSNRIQQAGDNTNGAVLGLYRNAPDFDITDFKGQYVDASGAVFERQRSYRRHIGENINPTYNNPLWAINEQKMPNKVEHFVVSPELEINPADWIKFILRGGLDFYKDNRNEFFPVGSAGGTRAVGRMEQQDITSKEINADAIAIVDRDLTEDISLTVTLGVNYNDRYRTIDVTSVSPFAVNSRLQSTALAGGAPEATSWDKTVSHIRSNRGYGVLAFSLFDQLFITASGTVEAASTIKGNFFYPSADVAWQFTDLVESDLLSFGKIRASWGKVGIQPAPYKFQTLATAGLSGFGGAYAFDSEKGSQDLAPEIKKEWEVGTNLRFLQDRISLDFTYYQNETSGILFAVKTNPSSGYTYNYKNAATMSNKGIEIDLGGRIIDTKDFQLKLNTNFNKNTNNVDDIAGAETVDTGSTSKIVKGYPVSSFYLPGTLRDESGEMILDANGFPQLDTDNRVLGDPNPDWRGGIGFDVNYKNFDLSVLFEHSQGGEYINRTNIVLYGFGKHEDVSQEVTLTEDLVNHNGEVIPAGSTVRGNIEDFGGGNVLLDESWYRESIGGGLGFSKANDLFIDDASWTKLRNVTLGYTFNKVNITQKFAIKSLRVSVTGRDLFLWSKVRDVDPETNNYGVSIVSGMNYFNNPGTRSVLFNLQLNL, from the coding sequence ATGAAAAAAATCTATTCTAATCATGTACCTCATTGGAGGTGCTCTGTTCTGTTACGAAGAATGAAACTAATTCTGATTCTGATTTTCGCATTCCAAATTTCGCTTTCTGCAAAGTCTCAGGCAGGTTTTAGCCTGAATATTAAGGAAGCCAGCTTGGAGGAAGTTCTTGAAACGATCAAGAGTCAAAGTGACTACGAGTTCTTTTACTCGCACGAAGAAGTACTGAATGTAAAGCAAATTAGTGTAAGCCTGGAGAATGCTTCTATTGACGAAGTTTTGGCAAATTGTCTTAAAGACTCTGGGTTGGGATACGAGGTTATTGACAATGTAATTGTTATAAAACCAGAAGAAAAACCAATTAATAAGGAGGCGATACCCGCGGAGGAACCGCAAAAAAAGCAGGTTGCCGGGAATGTTACCAGTGGTGAAGACGGACTGGGAATCCCGGGCGTAACAGTATTGCTTAAGGGAACGGTTACGGGAGTTACAACAGATATGGATGGTAATTATACCATGCAGGTGCCTGATGAAAATGCTGTTCTCGTTTTTTCGTCAGTTGGTTTTGAATCGCAGGAAATTACTGTAGGAGCACAGACAGTAATTGATGTTCAACTGGAATCATCGGTAACCGAGATTGATGAAGTTATTGTTACCGCACTTGGTACAACGGTTCGGATCGACCAAACAGCAACAACCAACTCGGTAGTACAAGCACGCGATATGAATAAATCGGGTGAGACTGGTGTTATTAATGCACTTTCCGGTAAAGCATCGGGTGTGCAAATTCGCCGAAGTAACGGTGACCCGGGAGCAGGATCATCAATTCAAATTAGGGGAGCCAACACGATTTACGGCGATAGCCAACCATTGATAATTGTTGATGGAACACCACTTAGTAACGATAACATCGCTTATGGTGCTGAACTAAGCCAGCAATCACGTTTAGATGATATTAATGCTAACGATATTGCATCCGTTCAGATTTTGAAAGGAGCTTCTGCTGCAGCAGTTTGGGGATCGAGAGCTGCCAACGGTGTTGTTGTAATTACTACTAAAAGTGGTCGCTTAAACCAAAAACCAAACGTACAATACTCGTACACCAAGTCTTACGATATGATAAGTGTGAAAATGCCGCTGCAAAGTTCTTACGGTCAGGGACGTGGTGGTGTTTGGTCAGCCGGTTATGCCGAATCATGGGGCGATAAAATTGCCGATCGGTCGGGCGCAGCCGACGAAGTAAATACCAGTGGGGCTTATTTTGTTGGCGATATTACCGGTGCAACTTATTATCCGGTTATCAGCAAAAATTCAACCGAGGTTTATACCGATAGTAACTACGATAAAATTTTCCAAACCGGCGGATTCGACCAACACAATGTTTCGGTAAGTGGTGGAGGAAAAACTACTTCATATTACTTTGGTTTCGAAAGACTCGATCAGGAAGGTATTATCAGAAACTACGACCTGGAACGTAATAATGCCCGAATCAATACACAAACCAAAATTTATGATTGGTTAAAATTCAGTAATAAATTCAGCTACACATCTGTTAAATCGAACAGGATTCAACAAGCTGGTGATAATACAAACGGTGCTGTTTTAGGTTTGTATCGTAATGCTCCCGACTTTGATATTACCGATTTCAAAGGTCAATACGTTGATGCAAGTGGCGCAGTATTCGAACGTCAACGCTCGTACAGAAGACACATTGGGGAGAATATAAACCCAACCTACAATAACCCGCTGTGGGCGATTAACGAACAAAAGATGCCAAATAAAGTTGAGCACTTTGTAGTTTCTCCGGAACTGGAAATTAACCCAGCCGACTGGATTAAATTTATTCTTCGTGGAGGACTTGATTTTTACAAAGACAACAGGAACGAATTTTTTCCTGTAGGTTCTGCAGGAGGTACCAGAGCTGTTGGCCGGATGGAACAACAGGATATTACCAGCAAAGAAATAAATGCGGATGCAATTGCTATTGTTGACCGCGATTTAACAGAAGACATCAGTTTAACAGTAACACTGGGAGTAAACTACAACGATAGGTATCGAACGATTGATGTAACGTCAGTTTCTCCTTTTGCTGTAAATTCTCGTCTGCAGTCAACAGCGCTTGCAGGTGGTGCTCCTGAGGCAACATCGTGGGATAAAACTGTTAGCCACATTCGTTCTAACAGAGGGTACGGTGTTCTTGCTTTCAGTTTGTTCGACCAGCTGTTTATAACAGCTTCCGGTACTGTAGAAGCTGCCTCAACTATTAAAGGAAACTTCTTCTATCCTTCTGCCGATGTGGCCTGGCAGTTTACTGATTTGGTAGAATCGGACTTGCTGAGCTTTGGTAAAATCAGAGCTTCGTGGGGAAAAGTAGGTATTCAACCTGCACCATACAAATTCCAAACGCTGGCAACAGCAGGATTATCAGGTTTCGGAGGTGCTTATGCATTTGATAGTGAAAAAGGCAGCCAGGATCTTGCCCCTGAAATTAAAAAGGAATGGGAAGTAGGTACCAACCTGCGTTTCTTGCAAGACCGTATTTCGTTGGATTTTACGTATTATCAGAACGAGACTTCCGGAATTCTTTTTGCTGTAAAAACTAACCCAAGTTCAGGTTATACCTATAATTACAAGAATGCCGCAACTATGTCGAACAAAGGTATTGAGATTGATTTGGGCGGTAGAATTATCGATACGAAAGATTTTCAGTTGAAACTGAATACCAACTTTAATAAAAACACAAACAATGTTGATGATATAGCCGGTGCCGAAACTGTTGATACCGGAAGTACATCAAAAATTGTAAAAGGATATCCGGTAAGTTCATTTTATCTGCCGGGAACACTTCGCGACGAAAGCGGCGAAATGATTTTGGATGCAAACGGATTTCCTCAGCTAGACACCGACAACCGTGTATTGGGCGATCCAAACCCTGACTGGCGCGGAGGAATCGGTTTTGATGTGAATTATAAGAATTTTGATTTGAGTGTTTTATTCGAACACTCTCAGGGAGGTGAATACATTAACAGAACCAACATTGTATTGTATGGTTTCGGTAAACACGAAGATGTGTCGCAAGAGGTTACGTTAACTGAAGATTTGGTAAACCACAACGGTGAGGTTATCCCCGCCGGATCAACAGTACGCGGTAATATCGAAGATTTTGGAGGCGGAAATGTTTTGTTGGATGAATCATGGTATCGCGAATCAATTGGTGGTGGTTTGGGTTTCAGTAAAGCAAACGACTTATTCATCGACGATGCATCGTGGACAAAACTCCGTAATGTTACTTTAGGATATACATTTAATAAAGTAAACATTACTCAAAAATTTGCAATTAAATCGTTAAGGGTTTCAGTAACAGGTAGAGATTTATTCTTGTGGTCAAAAGTTAGAGATGTTGATCCTGAGACGAATAACTATGGCGTGAGTATCGTGTCGGGAATGAACTACTTTAACAACCCGGGTACCCGTTCAGTATTGTTTAACCTGCAATTGAATTTATAG
- a CDS encoding SusD/RagB family nutrient-binding outer membrane lipoprotein translates to MKRIHIKYLFALAILTSFFGCQDLVDDINDNPNQLTVDAVDAGLFLKGAEIENMMIQLGTFDRVASYYSGQLIGYEQIEQEFYSYIFTDRSFDWDGYQSVLTPLRDIRERKEGNFLYMGITKVVEAHLIGTYASLFGDIPYSEALNGIDNPVFDNQKAVFSSLQSLLSEAISDLENVTSGDVVNGDYIFNGDAEKWLESAYTLKARYYMLTKEYSEAYSAAMNGISSAANSMMFVPYEGVVDPGSKNTLYARLSTGGYRVGVVPDATHPSYLLELLDSRSNSKTNEEARTQYYTIDHDNADGNTGIAAQFEPQPLVSYQENLLILAEAGARSHSFSTGLEYLNALRAELSAGAFFNESVEAMEMVYDAYVAADFEAGGIENEDGSLSADRALLREIVEERYLTGFMTFMPYNDTRRLQKDDSDIAVPFGFNTPTQTANVERLIYPSDELESNTSSPAEPGAYAPTEVNR, encoded by the coding sequence ATGAAAAGAATACATATAAAATACCTATTTGCATTAGCAATTCTTACTTCATTTTTTGGGTGTCAGGATCTGGTAGATGATATCAACGACAATCCAAATCAATTAACTGTTGATGCGGTGGATGCCGGTCTCTTCTTAAAGGGTGCAGAAATTGAAAACATGATGATTCAACTGGGGACATTCGACCGTGTTGCCAGTTATTACTCTGGCCAGCTTATTGGTTACGAGCAGATTGAACAAGAGTTTTATAGCTATATTTTTACCGATCGTTCATTCGATTGGGATGGTTACCAAAGCGTACTTACCCCACTTCGTGATATTCGCGAGAGAAAAGAAGGCAACTTCCTATATATGGGAATTACAAAAGTTGTTGAAGCACATCTTATCGGAACTTACGCTTCTTTATTTGGCGATATTCCATATTCTGAAGCATTAAACGGTATCGACAATCCGGTATTCGACAACCAAAAGGCAGTGTTTAGCTCGCTACAATCTTTGTTATCGGAAGCAATAAGCGATTTGGAAAATGTTACTTCAGGCGATGTGGTTAACGGCGATTATATATTTAACGGCGATGCCGAAAAGTGGCTGGAGTCGGCTTATACTTTAAAAGCCCGTTACTACATGCTTACCAAAGAATACAGCGAAGCATACAGTGCTGCAATGAATGGTATTTCATCGGCCGCTAATAGTATGATGTTTGTGCCTTATGAAGGTGTTGTAGATCCTGGATCAAAAAACACACTTTACGCACGTTTGTCAACAGGTGGTTACCGTGTTGGAGTTGTCCCTGATGCTACGCATCCAAGCTATTTGCTTGAGCTTCTTGACTCACGATCAAACTCAAAAACAAACGAAGAAGCAAGAACTCAGTATTACACTATCGACCACGACAATGCCGATGGAAATACCGGTATTGCTGCACAATTCGAACCTCAGCCACTTGTTTCGTACCAAGAGAATTTATTAATTCTTGCTGAAGCAGGAGCAAGGTCTCATAGTTTCTCAACTGGTTTGGAATACCTGAATGCTTTGAGAGCTGAGTTAAGTGCCGGAGCTTTTTTTAACGAAAGTGTTGAGGCGATGGAAATGGTGTACGATGCTTATGTGGCTGCCGATTTTGAAGCTGGCGGAATTGAAAATGAAGACGGAAGTTTATCGGCTGATAGGGCGTTATTGAGGGAAATTGTGGAAGAAAGATACTTGACAGGGTTTATGACTTTTATGCCGTATAACGATACCCGAAGATTGCAAAAAGACGACTCGGATATTGCTGTTCCTTTTGGTTTTAACACTCCAACACAAACAGCAAATGTCGAGCGATTAATATATCCAAGCGACGAACTGGAATCAAATACCTCATCTCCGGCTGAGCCGGGAGCATATGCTCCAACTGAGGTCAATCGTTAG